One region of Eupeodes corollae chromosome 1, idEupCoro1.1, whole genome shotgun sequence genomic DNA includes:
- the LOC129939183 gene encoding uncharacterized protein LOC129939183, with protein sequence MRNARKFLRRLIWATLLLFFGVSALGLFFNGPREYGDNKFKLQKMEESIKSPMNQGECKIPDLPIDNPEIMAFYKETQKIDCGDSLDDWVTCEKSICFVKPEITATKGEVICSFTDIIRKTDYKAKYGKVTKTKEPYVLQQSDFVKVVCSAQNGDRWYGMASGIRDTVHRSVEQTEFPLYNVLMLGFDSLSRNAFMRKLPKTYEFLVKEGQAMVLQGYNIVGDGTPQALIPILTGRMELELPETRKRKRNSVSVNAYPMIWKEFERYGYVTSFNEDLPKYGTFTYRMNGFDEQPTDHYLRTFYLELENIMPSNKKFCIGYQPGHLVMLDYTRNFMAKYSDNPRFVFSFHGELSHDSINIIGSADDDLVEWLTNLKAKRLLDDTILIVMSDHGNRFSDVRNTLQGKQEERLPFFSFAFPESFKNRHPQEYRNFQENVNRLTTPFDIHETLLDILNIQSSDDRSATESSNYVPRGISLFKPIPQNRSCASAFIEPHWCACLDWRQINDTSTPLIKKIAQSILTTINDASNSFREVCEPFELKLINWALKLTPHRELLKFRKNKDIDGFLPDLSSDMDIHEEFYQVQVTLSPGDALFEASVSYNLKDFQATTKLSQVSRVNKYGSQANCIYDTNPELRKYCYCK encoded by the exons ATGCGCAATGCACGAAAATTTTTGCGCAGGCTCATCTGGGCAACATTGTTACTCTTTTTTGGAGTATCTGCATTAGGATTATTTTTCAATGGACCCAGAGAATATGGggataacaaatttaaact GCAAAAAATGGAAGAGTCAATTAAATCGCCAATGAATCAAGGCGAATGCAAGATTCCCGATCTACCAATAGATAATCCAGAGATAATGGCATTTTATAAAGAGACACAGAAGATCGACTGTGGAGATAGCCTTGATGATTGGGTAACATGCGAG AAATCTATTTGCTTTGTAAAACCCGAGATTACAGCGACCAAGGGTGAAGTGATTTGTTCCTTTACCGATATTATTCGAAAGACTGATTACAAAGCCAAGTATGGCAAAGtaacaaaaactaaagaacCTTATGTTCTGCAGCAATCCGACTTTGTAAAAGTTGTATGTAGTGCTCAAAATGGCGATAg ATGGTACGGTATGGCATCTGGCATCCGTGATACTGTCCACCGATCAGTAGAACAAACTGAATTCCCGCTTTACAATGTGCTTATGCTTGGATTCGATTCGTTAAGTCGAAATGCATTCATGcgaaaactaccaaaaacatatgAATTTCTAGTCAAAGAAGGCCAAGCTATGGTACTGCAGGGTTATAATATTGTTGGTGATGGAACACCACAGGCTTTAATACCTATATTAACAGGAAGAATGGAATTGGAATTACCAGAGACAAGGAAGCGCAAAAGAAACTCGGTGTCAGTGAATGCATATCCAATGATTTGGAAAGAATTCGAAAGATATGGATATGTTACTTCTTTTAATGAAGATCTCCCTAAATATGGTACATTTACATATCGTATGAATGGTTTCGATGAACAACCAACCGATCATTATTTGAGAACGTTCTATCTGGAATTAGAGAATATTATGCCTTCAAATAAGAAATTTTGCATTGGATATCAACCAGGACATCTTGTGATGCTTGATTACACCAGAAat tttATGGCAAAATATTCTGACAATCCGCGGTTTGTCTTTAGTTTTCACGGAGAGCTCTCTCATGACTCTATTAATATAATCGGCAGCGCCGATGATGATCTCGTTGAATGGCTAACCAACCTCAAAGCTAAAAGGCTATTAGACGATACAATTCTAATTGTAATGTCCGATCATGGAAACAG ATTTTCTGATGTTCGTAATACACTGCAAGGCAAACAGGAAGAACGCCTACCATTTTTCAGTTTTGCCTTCCCAGAATCTTTTAAAAACCGGCATCCACAGGAGTATCGTAATTTTCAGGAGAATGTCAACCGTTTGACGACACCTTTTGACATACACGAAACACTCCTCGACATTTTGA ATATTCAATCAAGTGATGACCGTTCAGCTACAGAATCTTCAAATTATGTCCCTAGAGGAATATCTCTCTTCAAACCAATTCCACAAAATCGTTCATGTGCAAGTGCCTTTATCGAACCGCATTGGTGTGCTTGCCTTGATTGGCGTCAAATTAACGATACATCAACTCcgctaattaaaaaaattgctcaAAGTATTCTTACAACAATCAATGATGCTTCCAATAGCTTTCGAGAAGTTTGTGAgccatttgaattaaaattaatcaattggGCATTGAAATTAACTCCGCACCGAGAACTTCTTAAATTTAGAAAGAATAAAGACATAGATGGCTTCCTGCCGGATCTTTCATCCGATATGGACATTCATGAGGAATTCTATCAGGTGCAAGTAACGCTTTCTCCTGGTGATGCACTTTTTGAAGCAAGTgtaagctataatctcaaagaCTTTCAAGCCACGACAAAGCTGTCTCAAGTTTCGCGGGTAAACAAATATGGCAGCCAGGCAAATTGTATATATGACACAAATCCCGAGCTGAGAAAGTATTGTtattgcaaataa